The following are encoded together in the Nocardioides okcheonensis genome:
- a CDS encoding glycoside hydrolase family 15 protein yields the protein MPLPIEDYALIGDRATAALVGRDGSIDWLCLPRFDSPACFAALLGSEEHGRWLLAPAGPVVSTTRRYVDGTALLETTFTTDDGELVLLDVMPTGDGRADVVRRITCTRGRVRVRHDWRVRTDYGRVRPWVSREQAHDEEVVVAVAGPDKLVLRGPRLPRGHEGHHDDEFDLVAGEEMTFSMTWVHSWHDVPVPLGRTERIRSTVEHQRAWSARAPQDVPHAGLVGRSLLTLMLMTHQDTGGIVAAPTTSLPEDFGGERNWDYRYCWLRDAALTLESLLSAGYEDEALQWRRWLLRAVAGDPADLQIMYTVDGSRELPERELDHLPGYAGSRPVRIGNGAVSQRQNDVLGEVMIALDLARRAGLEETVNSWALQRALVDELADHWDDPDNGLWEIRGPQRHFTHSRVMVWVAFDRAVRAVEEHGLPGPVERWRELRDRVREEVLDKGFDAERGTFTQHYDTREVDASLLVIPLVGFLPGDDPRVLGTIAAVQEDLLRDGLLLRYRTSTGVDGLAGAEHPFLACSFWLVSALAAAGRRDEAATLFDRLCGLANDVGLLAEEYDAEHDRMAGNFPQAFSHLALVQAALALR from the coding sequence ATGCCCCTCCCCATCGAGGACTACGCACTCATCGGCGACCGCGCGACGGCTGCCCTCGTCGGCAGGGACGGGTCGATCGACTGGCTGTGCCTGCCGCGCTTCGACTCCCCCGCCTGCTTCGCCGCCCTGCTCGGCAGCGAGGAGCACGGACGCTGGCTGCTCGCGCCCGCCGGTCCGGTGGTCTCGACCACCAGGAGGTACGTCGACGGGACGGCCCTGCTGGAGACGACGTTCACCACCGACGACGGCGAGCTGGTGCTGCTCGACGTGATGCCGACCGGGGACGGGCGTGCCGACGTCGTGCGCCGGATCACCTGCACCCGCGGACGGGTCCGCGTCCGCCACGACTGGCGGGTCCGCACCGACTACGGCCGGGTACGTCCGTGGGTGAGCCGCGAGCAGGCACACGACGAGGAGGTGGTGGTCGCGGTCGCCGGGCCGGACAAGCTGGTCCTGCGCGGCCCGCGCCTCCCGCGCGGCCACGAGGGCCACCACGACGACGAGTTCGACCTCGTGGCCGGCGAGGAGATGACCTTCTCGATGACCTGGGTGCACTCGTGGCACGACGTGCCGGTCCCGCTGGGCCGCACCGAGCGGATCAGGTCGACCGTCGAGCACCAGCGCGCCTGGTCGGCCCGCGCACCGCAGGACGTGCCCCACGCCGGCCTGGTGGGGCGCAGCCTGCTCACCCTGATGCTGATGACCCACCAGGACACCGGCGGGATCGTCGCCGCGCCGACGACGTCGCTGCCCGAGGACTTCGGCGGCGAGCGCAACTGGGACTACCGCTACTGCTGGCTGCGCGACGCGGCGCTGACGCTGGAGTCGCTGCTCAGCGCCGGCTACGAGGACGAGGCGCTGCAGTGGCGCCGCTGGCTGCTGCGCGCGGTCGCCGGCGACCCCGCCGACCTGCAGATCATGTACACCGTCGACGGCAGCCGCGAGCTGCCCGAGCGCGAGCTCGACCACCTCCCCGGCTACGCAGGCAGCCGCCCGGTGCGGATCGGCAACGGCGCCGTGTCGCAGCGCCAGAACGACGTCCTGGGCGAGGTGATGATCGCCCTCGACCTCGCCCGCCGGGCCGGGCTGGAGGAGACCGTGAACTCGTGGGCGTTGCAGCGCGCGCTCGTCGACGAGCTCGCCGACCACTGGGACGACCCCGACAACGGCCTGTGGGAGATCCGCGGCCCGCAACGCCACTTCACCCACTCGCGGGTGATGGTGTGGGTCGCGTTCGACCGCGCCGTGCGGGCCGTCGAGGAGCACGGCCTCCCCGGGCCGGTCGAGCGGTGGCGCGAGCTGCGCGACCGGGTGCGCGAGGAGGTGCTCGACAAGGGGTTCGACGCCGAGCGCGGCACGTTCACCCAGCACTACGACACCCGCGAGGTGGACGCGTCGCTGCTGGTGATCCCGCTCGTCGGGTTCCTGCCCGGCGACGACCCGCGGGTCCTCGGCACGATCGCGGCGGTCCAGGAGGACCTGCTGCGCGACGGGCTGCTGCTGCGCTACCGCACCAGCACCGGCGTCGACGGGCTCGCAGGCGCCGAGCACCCCTTCCTCGCCTGCTCGTTCTGGCTGGTCTCGGCGCTGGCGGCGGCGGGTCGCCGCGACGAGGCGGCCACGCTGTTCGACCGGCTGTGCGGGCTCGCCAACGACGTCGGCCTGCTCGCCGAGGAGTACGACGCCGAGCACGACCGGATGGCCGGCAACTTCCCCCAGGCGTTCAGCCACCTCGCCCTCGTGCAGGCGGCCCTCGCCCTGCGCTGA
- a CDS encoding CinA family protein, which yields MWLPEAERALDLLVASGATVACAESLTGGLLAARLADVPGASRSLVGGVVSYATRVKVSLLEVPEAVVARHGVVSGECAAAMAQGVRRRLDATWALSTTGVAGPDPQEGHPAGTVWVGVAGPDVLETRLLALEGDRTAVREATCSAALDLLVETMRGSSPGKKPSSGSVGPTTPLERE from the coding sequence ATGTGGCTGCCGGAGGCGGAACGCGCGCTCGACCTGCTGGTCGCGAGCGGCGCCACGGTGGCGTGCGCCGAGTCCCTGACCGGCGGGCTGCTGGCCGCTCGCCTCGCCGACGTCCCCGGCGCCTCGCGTAGCCTGGTCGGCGGCGTGGTGTCCTACGCGACGCGGGTCAAGGTGTCGCTGCTCGAGGTGCCGGAGGCGGTGGTGGCGCGACACGGCGTCGTGTCCGGCGAGTGCGCCGCGGCGATGGCGCAGGGCGTGCGTCGACGCCTCGACGCGACGTGGGCGCTGTCGACCACCGGCGTGGCCGGCCCGGACCCGCAGGAGGGTCACCCGGCCGGCACGGTGTGGGTCGGCGTCGCCGGTCCGGACGTGCTCGAGACCCGTCTCCTCGCCCTGGAGGGTGACCGGACCGCGGTCCGCGAGGCGACCTGCAGCGCCGCCCTCGACCTGCTGGTCGAGACGATGCGCGGATCCTCGCCCGGGAAGAAACCCTCCTCGGGTAGCGTTGGCCCCACGACTCCACTCGAGCGAGAGTAA
- a CDS encoding helix-turn-helix domain-containing protein, translating into MVLFRRLLGEVLRGARMQRGMTLRDLSAEARVSLGYISEIERGQKEASSELLASLCQAMDLPLSDVLRDVADAVALEEVALGLAPSAPIVAGDVVASAA; encoded by the coding sequence ATGGTTCTCTTCCGACGGTTGCTCGGTGAGGTGCTGCGCGGTGCCCGGATGCAGCGCGGCATGACCCTGCGTGACCTCTCCGCCGAGGCCCGGGTGAGCCTGGGCTACATCTCCGAGATCGAGCGCGGGCAGAAGGAGGCGTCCTCGGAGCTCCTCGCCTCGCTGTGCCAGGCGATGGACCTCCCGCTCTCCGACGTGCTCCGCGACGTCGCCGACGCGGTGGCGCTGGAGGAGGTCGCGCTCGGCCTGGCGCCCAGCGCGCCCATCGTCGCGGGCGACGTCGTCGCCTCCGCCGCCTGA